One Alicyclobacillus vulcanalis genomic region harbors:
- a CDS encoding DinB family protein, producing the protein MVKEMSDLYDLYVKVHKTLHQMVDGLSDEQWLKKPADNFNNIASIVEHTLLVERRFFAQLKGESVDIDARAPFVATSWDVDKIKSMWAENEQLAKDAFESLSPEELEEPGAKLGVGEVNKRQLAAYAIAHTAHHRGQIPLVKKMLGI; encoded by the coding sequence GTGGTGAAAGAGATGAGCGACTTGTATGATCTGTATGTCAAGGTGCACAAAACCCTGCACCAGATGGTGGATGGACTGTCGGACGAGCAGTGGCTCAAGAAGCCAGCGGACAACTTCAACAACATTGCCTCGATTGTCGAACACACGCTGCTCGTGGAGCGCCGCTTTTTCGCCCAGCTGAAAGGTGAGTCCGTGGACATCGACGCTCGCGCGCCGTTTGTCGCGACAAGCTGGGATGTGGACAAGATCAAATCGATGTGGGCAGAGAACGAGCAGTTGGCCAAGGACGCGTTTGAATCGTTGTCGCCCGAGGAGCTGGAAGAGCCGGGCGCCAAGCTCGGCGTGGGCGAGGTGAACAAGCGCCAGCTTGCAGCCTACGCCATCGCGCACACTGCTCACCACCGCGGGCAAATCCCGCTTGTGAAGAAAATGCTGGGCATCTGA
- a CDS encoding peptide ABC transporter substrate-binding protein — protein sequence MKRRSKIAWAAGTAAAIVLGATGCGTQAPQQGTNEANVASPKVGAASASGKGGVIEYAVQPATDLNWFLPLFTGPTDSLANAQLVYQMFVPLLQLNNNYQIDWKNSIAEKVTYNSSGTVYHIYLNPKWKWSNGQPVTSADLLFTWNVMKAACAPNAPAPWPYVGVGTGDIPNGIKSVVANGPYEVTVTLKQPTNQQWFIYNGLMQMTPLPSKYMDVKKNMTDELKYLGANGPNFMFEKVVDGPFEPVLGKDRQEWVLKPNPMYAGHKSSVSKLIFLYEGSNESELAALRSGQVNVGYIDPSEAAALPQLKSSGFTIAPEYMFAVFWTEMNMYPASPNSKIFDQLYVRQAMMQAINNQEIAQDIYKGYAVPLHGPIPSNPNTQFYDPAVAKLYPYNPTAAKKLLEAHGWRLENGVMTKGNEKMNFTMIYATGVETTVQEAELIQQELGQIGIKVSLKGMPFDQLISVTSNPKETNWDLALGSGWIYSGPGYYPSGDGLFNTGAPSGTGYSNPTEDALINATHVPYSSTAETMKHFYQYELYTAEQLPMLWNVNNATIAVIAPNVHNVLPYYNGAVGIPEMQYWTVSGQ from the coding sequence GTGAAACGTCGCAGCAAAATCGCTTGGGCTGCAGGCACGGCGGCAGCCATTGTCCTCGGTGCGACGGGCTGTGGGACTCAAGCTCCACAACAAGGGACGAATGAGGCAAACGTCGCTTCTCCCAAGGTCGGCGCTGCTTCTGCGAGTGGAAAAGGCGGCGTCATTGAATACGCCGTTCAACCGGCCACAGACTTGAACTGGTTTCTCCCGCTCTTCACCGGTCCCACGGATTCACTGGCCAACGCACAGCTCGTGTATCAGATGTTTGTTCCTCTTTTGCAGCTGAACAACAACTATCAGATCGACTGGAAGAACTCCATTGCGGAGAAGGTCACCTACAATTCTTCTGGGACGGTTTATCACATCTACCTGAATCCGAAGTGGAAATGGTCGAACGGTCAGCCCGTGACGTCTGCGGATCTCTTGTTCACGTGGAATGTCATGAAGGCCGCTTGCGCGCCGAATGCGCCGGCGCCCTGGCCGTACGTGGGTGTGGGCACGGGCGACATCCCCAACGGCATCAAGAGCGTCGTGGCAAACGGTCCGTACGAGGTCACGGTGACTTTGAAGCAGCCGACCAACCAGCAGTGGTTCATCTACAACGGCCTGATGCAGATGACGCCTCTTCCTTCCAAGTACATGGATGTTAAGAAGAATATGACCGACGAGTTGAAGTACCTGGGTGCCAATGGTCCCAACTTCATGTTTGAAAAAGTCGTCGATGGACCTTTTGAACCGGTTTTGGGTAAGGACCGGCAAGAGTGGGTGTTGAAGCCGAACCCAATGTACGCGGGGCACAAGAGCAGCGTCTCGAAGCTGATCTTCCTGTACGAAGGGTCGAACGAGTCCGAGCTCGCCGCGCTGCGCAGTGGTCAGGTGAACGTGGGCTATATTGACCCGTCCGAAGCGGCCGCTCTGCCTCAACTGAAATCGTCCGGCTTCACGATTGCGCCGGAATACATGTTCGCCGTGTTTTGGACGGAGATGAACATGTATCCGGCATCGCCGAACTCGAAGATTTTCGATCAGCTGTACGTCCGTCAGGCGATGATGCAGGCGATTAACAACCAGGAGATTGCTCAAGACATCTACAAGGGCTACGCCGTGCCCCTTCACGGGCCCATCCCGTCGAACCCCAATACTCAATTCTACGACCCTGCCGTGGCGAAGCTGTATCCGTATAACCCAACGGCCGCGAAAAAATTGCTGGAGGCCCACGGCTGGCGCCTTGAAAATGGCGTCATGACGAAGGGCAACGAAAAAATGAACTTCACCATGATTTATGCGACTGGCGTGGAAACCACGGTCCAGGAGGCGGAGCTCATCCAGCAGGAGCTGGGACAAATCGGCATCAAGGTCTCGCTCAAGGGCATGCCGTTTGACCAACTCATCTCGGTGACGAGCAATCCCAAAGAAACGAACTGGGATCTGGCGCTTGGATCGGGCTGGATCTACAGCGGACCGGGCTACTATCCTTCTGGCGACGGCCTGTTTAATACCGGTGCACCGAGTGGCACGGGGTACAGCAACCCGACGGAGGATGCGTTGATCAACGCCACGCATGTCCCATACAGCTCGACGGCGGAGACGATGAAACACTTCTATCAGTACGAGCTGTACACGGCTGAGCAACTGCCCATGCTCTGGAACGTGAACAACGCCACCATTGCCGTCATTGCACCCAATGTGCACAACGTCCTTCCGTATTACAATGGTGCGGTCGGAATCCCGGAGATGCAGTATTGGACCGTTTCGGGACAATGA
- a CDS encoding aldehyde dehydrogenase family protein: MAVQEVNASALHPDVVEFLKGPKGLFIDGEFVPSLSGKTFASINPATEEVLTEVAEAEAPDIDRAVKAARQAFESGPWSRMSAADRSRLLYRLADLMEEHKLQLAQLETLDNGKPIRESLNADLPLAIEHIRYYAGWPTKVVGQTIPVAGKYFNYTRHEPVGVVGQIIPWNFPLLMACWKIGAALAMGCTVVLKPAEQTPLSALYLAKLIQEAGFPAGVVNVVPGFGETAGQALVEHPDVNKIAFTGSTEVGKLIMQNAARTLKRVTLELGGKSPNIILPDADMKRAIPGAFMGIMFNQGQVCCAGSRLFVQKKAYDNVVADLVSLAKNIRQGPGLEQSTEMGPLVSDEQEKRVLGYIEKGIEQGAEVLVGGAKASERGYFVQPTIFANVRDDMTIAREEIFGPVVAAMPFEDLDEVIARANDTDYGLAAGVWTENIRNAHYIASKLKAGTVWVNCYNVFDAAAPFGGYKQSGIGREMGSYALNNYTEVKDVWISLS, translated from the coding sequence GTGGCAGTTCAAGAAGTGAACGCAAGCGCTCTGCATCCAGATGTCGTCGAGTTTCTCAAGGGCCCCAAAGGGTTGTTTATTGACGGCGAATTCGTTCCCTCTCTTTCAGGAAAGACCTTTGCGTCCATCAACCCCGCAACGGAGGAAGTGCTGACGGAAGTCGCGGAAGCGGAAGCTCCCGACATCGACCGCGCCGTGAAAGCCGCACGCCAGGCCTTCGAGTCTGGACCTTGGTCGCGAATGAGCGCCGCGGATCGGTCTCGTCTTCTCTATCGACTGGCAGACCTGATGGAAGAACATAAACTGCAACTCGCGCAACTCGAGACGCTCGACAACGGCAAGCCCATCCGCGAGTCTCTGAATGCCGATCTGCCGCTCGCGATCGAACATATTCGCTACTACGCGGGTTGGCCGACGAAAGTCGTCGGGCAAACGATTCCGGTGGCAGGCAAATACTTTAACTACACGCGGCACGAGCCGGTTGGTGTGGTGGGTCAGATCATCCCGTGGAACTTCCCGCTCCTCATGGCGTGCTGGAAGATCGGTGCGGCGCTGGCCATGGGTTGCACGGTGGTTCTGAAACCGGCGGAACAGACGCCGCTCTCAGCACTCTACCTCGCGAAGCTGATCCAGGAGGCAGGATTCCCAGCCGGCGTGGTCAACGTCGTCCCCGGCTTTGGCGAGACGGCCGGGCAGGCGCTCGTCGAGCATCCCGACGTCAATAAGATTGCGTTTACCGGCTCCACGGAGGTCGGCAAGCTCATCATGCAGAACGCCGCCCGCACGCTGAAGCGCGTGACGCTCGAGCTCGGCGGCAAGTCGCCCAACATCATCCTGCCGGATGCGGATATGAAACGCGCGATCCCCGGTGCGTTCATGGGCATCATGTTCAATCAGGGCCAGGTCTGCTGTGCCGGATCGCGCCTGTTCGTGCAGAAGAAGGCGTACGACAATGTGGTGGCCGATCTGGTATCGCTCGCAAAAAACATCCGTCAGGGTCCGGGCCTGGAGCAGAGCACGGAGATGGGGCCCCTCGTGTCGGACGAACAAGAAAAGCGCGTGCTCGGCTACATTGAAAAGGGCATTGAGCAGGGCGCCGAGGTTCTCGTGGGCGGTGCCAAAGCGTCGGAGCGCGGCTACTTCGTGCAGCCGACCATCTTCGCCAACGTGCGCGACGATATGACCATCGCTCGGGAGGAAATCTTCGGCCCGGTGGTGGCGGCGATGCCGTTCGAAGACCTGGACGAGGTGATTGCACGGGCAAACGACACGGATTACGGCTTGGCCGCGGGCGTTTGGACGGAGAATATCCGCAATGCCCACTATATCGCGAGCAAACTGAAGGCCGGAACCGTCTGGGTGAATTGCTACAACGTCTTTGATGCGGCTGCACCGTTCGGCGGCTACAAGCAGTCCGGCATCGGGCGCGAAATGGGTTCGTATGCGCTCAACAACTACACCGAGGTCAAGGACGTGTGGATCAGCCTGAGCTAA
- a CDS encoding methyl-accepting chemotaxis protein, which produces METRSTVPATGQEAVDSNFGGDAGSDDEHRLFALATTLSSSVQQTGATLQEMAASMQVLVTGLGDVARESRAVLRAVRDVGALSDQVREIADTSRILGLNASIEASRAGEYGRGFAVIAREIRRLAEGAREQTDVIAQNTRQMVEMLEALNGAIERVDREAEAQRAAMEALAAAMQEVSQVAIDLVAFAERVARASGGA; this is translated from the coding sequence GTGGAAACCCGTTCAACCGTCCCCGCCACGGGACAAGAGGCGGTGGATTCGAATTTCGGCGGTGACGCCGGCTCGGACGACGAACATCGCCTGTTTGCGCTGGCGACGACGTTGTCATCGTCCGTTCAGCAGACAGGTGCGACACTGCAGGAGATGGCAGCGTCCATGCAAGTCCTCGTGACAGGTTTGGGCGACGTCGCGCGCGAGTCTCGCGCGGTCCTGAGGGCGGTGCGCGACGTCGGTGCGCTGTCGGATCAGGTCCGGGAGATCGCCGATACGAGCCGGATTCTCGGGCTGAATGCGTCCATTGAGGCCTCGCGCGCAGGGGAATATGGGCGAGGATTCGCCGTGATCGCCCGCGAGATCCGCCGCTTAGCGGAAGGCGCGCGGGAACAGACCGATGTCATCGCGCAGAACACCCGCCAGATGGTCGAGATGCTCGAGGCGCTGAACGGAGCCATTGAACGGGTCGACCGCGAGGCCGAGGCCCAGCGTGCCGCGATGGAGGCGCTCGCTGCCGCGATGCAGGAGGTCAGCCAAGTGGCCATCGATCTCGTCGCTTTCGCCGAGCGGGTGGCACGCGCCTCGGGAGGCGCGTGA
- a CDS encoding peptide ABC transporter substrate-binding protein: MVRKTRKRALVSSAAAAAIVLGVAGCGTSTSNSTNSSNTTTNTSTNTTTTTTTGAVNPAGVIDYALPPQTDLNWFLPIFDAPNDSLYNSQIVDQMYIPMLVLNNDYSINWQDSIAKNITYNKEGTVYHIFLNPKWKWSNGQPVTSKDVLFTWNVIKAASAPNAPSPWPFVGAGTGDIPNGVKSVVANGPYEVTITLKQPANQQWFIYNGIIQLTPLPASYMDVKSNIMDEIKYLGNNATNMMFDKVVDGPFKPLIAKDKQEWVIVPNPSYAGHKPQVSKIVFQYEGSNESEFAALRSGQINVGYLDQSQLGSESALTSMGDTVTPEYTFGIFWIEMNMYKGAPNASIFDQLPVRQALQMAIDRETMVKDIYKGFAEPLYGPIPSQPPTKFYDPAVNGLYSFNLAKAKQTLESAGWHLKNGVMTNAQGKKMEFTMMYVSGSESTQQEAELVQQDFAQIGVKVNLKPEPFAQFISITATPSNHSWDLALGSGWVYNGPGFYPSGEGLFNTGASSGTGFSDPKEDQLINATHMPYPTTAETMKVFDEYEMYTAKVLPFLWTVNPASLTVVSPHVQGVLQHLNSADGLPEMQYWYVTK, encoded by the coding sequence ATTGTGCGAAAGACGAGAAAACGAGCGCTTGTTTCCAGCGCAGCCGCTGCCGCGATTGTGCTAGGTGTAGCGGGATGCGGCACTTCGACATCCAATAGCACGAACTCGTCCAACACGACGACCAATACGTCGACCAACACCACGACGACCACGACGACGGGCGCCGTCAACCCTGCCGGTGTGATTGACTACGCGCTTCCGCCGCAGACGGATCTGAACTGGTTCTTGCCGATCTTCGATGCTCCGAATGACTCCCTCTACAATTCGCAGATTGTGGACCAGATGTACATTCCGATGCTGGTCTTAAACAATGACTACAGCATCAACTGGCAGGATTCCATCGCGAAGAACATCACGTACAACAAGGAAGGTACCGTTTATCACATCTTCCTGAATCCGAAGTGGAAGTGGTCCAACGGCCAGCCCGTCACCTCGAAAGACGTCCTCTTCACGTGGAACGTCATCAAGGCTGCGTCGGCGCCGAACGCGCCTAGCCCGTGGCCGTTTGTTGGCGCAGGAACGGGCGACATCCCAAATGGTGTGAAGAGCGTTGTTGCGAATGGACCCTATGAAGTGACCATCACGCTGAAGCAGCCGGCCAACCAGCAGTGGTTCATTTACAACGGCATCATTCAGCTGACGCCGCTGCCAGCCTCCTACATGGACGTCAAGTCCAATATCATGGACGAGATCAAGTATCTCGGCAACAACGCGACCAACATGATGTTTGATAAGGTCGTGGATGGCCCGTTCAAGCCGTTGATCGCGAAGGACAAACAGGAGTGGGTCATCGTTCCGAACCCGAGCTATGCGGGCCACAAGCCGCAGGTCAGCAAGATTGTCTTCCAGTACGAGGGTTCGAACGAGTCGGAGTTCGCGGCTCTGCGCAGCGGCCAGATTAACGTCGGCTACCTGGATCAGTCGCAGCTTGGTTCGGAGTCCGCGCTGACTTCGATGGGCGATACGGTGACGCCGGAATACACGTTCGGTATCTTCTGGATTGAGATGAACATGTACAAGGGTGCGCCGAACGCGAGCATCTTCGACCAGCTGCCGGTGCGCCAGGCCTTGCAGATGGCCATCGACCGCGAGACCATGGTGAAGGACATCTACAAGGGCTTTGCTGAGCCGCTGTACGGGCCGATTCCGTCGCAGCCGCCGACGAAGTTCTACGACCCTGCCGTGAACGGTCTGTACAGCTTTAACCTCGCCAAGGCGAAGCAGACGCTCGAAAGCGCAGGTTGGCATCTGAAGAACGGCGTGATGACCAACGCGCAGGGCAAGAAAATGGAATTTACCATGATGTACGTGTCTGGCAGCGAGTCCACGCAGCAAGAGGCGGAGCTCGTTCAGCAGGACTTCGCGCAAATTGGGGTCAAGGTGAATCTGAAGCCTGAGCCGTTTGCGCAGTTCATCTCGATCACCGCGACGCCGTCGAATCACTCGTGGGATTTGGCGCTCGGTTCGGGCTGGGTGTACAACGGACCCGGGTTCTATCCGTCGGGCGAGGGCTTGTTCAACACGGGAGCGTCCAGCGGCACGGGCTTTAGCGATCCGAAGGAGGATCAGCTGATCAACGCGACCCACATGCCGTACCCGACCACGGCCGAGACCATGAAGGTATTCGACGAGTATGAGATGTATACCGCAAAAGTCTTGCCGTTCCTGTGGACCGTCAACCCGGCTTCCTTGACGGTGGTGTCGCCTCACGTCCAGGGCGTGTTGCAACACCTGAATTCGGCGGACGGCCTGCCGGAGATGCAGTACTGGTACGTGACGAAGTAA
- a CDS encoding DJ-1/PfpI family protein, whose protein sequence is MTKKVLILAGDAVEALEIYYPYYRLLEEGMDAVIAAPTKKALNTVVHDFTGWDTYTEKPGYLIQAHTSFADVRPEEFDGLILPGGRAPEYIRLNEHVPRIVGHFFDAHKPVGAICHAAQVLEVVREKLQGRTMTAYIACKPSVEAMGAKYASETLYVEGNLVSGHAWPDLPGFMREFLKLLNA, encoded by the coding sequence ATGACCAAGAAAGTCCTCATTTTGGCGGGAGACGCGGTCGAAGCGCTGGAGATCTACTATCCTTATTATCGGCTCCTCGAGGAAGGGATGGATGCGGTCATTGCCGCGCCGACGAAGAAGGCGCTGAACACCGTCGTCCACGACTTCACAGGCTGGGACACGTACACGGAGAAACCTGGGTATTTAATTCAAGCACACACCTCGTTTGCGGACGTTCGCCCAGAGGAGTTCGATGGGCTCATCTTGCCGGGCGGCCGTGCGCCTGAATACATTCGGTTGAACGAGCACGTGCCGCGCATCGTGGGCCACTTCTTTGATGCCCATAAGCCGGTGGGGGCCATTTGCCATGCTGCGCAGGTGCTCGAGGTGGTGCGCGAGAAACTGCAAGGGCGCACGATGACCGCGTATATCGCCTGCAAGCCGAGCGTGGAGGCGATGGGGGCAAAGTACGCCTCCGAGACGCTGTACGTCGAAGGCAACCTCGTCTCCGGCCACGCCTGGCCAGATCTCCCCGGGTTCATGCGGGAATTCCTGAAGCTGTTGAATGCGTGA
- a CDS encoding DUF1731 domain-containing protein: protein MAAWLLTSPDLDGVYNATAPHPTRMREFTRTLADALRRPHLTHVPGAALRLVLGRRATLVLDGQRVLPTRALDLGFPFAFPTLHEAFRNFL, encoded by the coding sequence ATGGCGGCGTGGCTCTTGACCTCACCGGATTTGGACGGCGTGTACAACGCCACCGCGCCACATCCCACCCGGATGCGCGAGTTCACCCGTACGCTTGCCGACGCGCTCCGAAGGCCCCACCTCACCCATGTGCCCGGAGCAGCGCTGCGGCTCGTGCTCGGCCGCCGCGCCACGCTCGTTCTCGACGGCCAGCGCGTGCTGCCTACGCGCGCTCTCGATCTCGGCTTTCCCTTTGCGTTTCCCACGCTGCACGAAGCCTTCCGAAATTTCCTCTGA
- a CDS encoding APC family permease translates to MDKGMRREIHLVALTMTGLGSIIGSGWLFGAWKAAKVAGPAAIVAWILGMAVILLIGLTYAELGPMFPRSGGMVRYAHYSHGSFVGFLSGWANWIAIASVIPIEAEASIQYMSSWPWHWAAWTHHLYVNKTLTPPGLLLAAILVFIYFLLNYWTVKLFARANTAITVFKFIIPALTVIGLVAAHFDTHNFTQYGGFAPNGWASVLTAIATSGVVFAFNGFQSPINLAGEARNPSRNVPLAVIGSVLLAGVIYLCLQAAFIGSMPASLLGHGWAAINLKSPFADLALALNVNWLAIILFLDAFVSPSGTGITYTATTARMVHGMEANGYFPKVFGRIHPKYGVPRAAMWLNLVIAYIFMLMFRGWGELSGVISVATLISYVTGPIAVMAFRKMGDHVERPVRVPGMAVIAPIAFMFASLILYWAQWPLTGEVIIVILIGLPVYFYYTAKAGWRGFSEHLRRGLWLIVYLLWMALVSCLGSSKFGGTGVLPYGWDMVVVAVSALIFYAWGVRSGFPKPNFPEGENPQLADAE, encoded by the coding sequence ATGGACAAAGGCATGCGCCGGGAGATCCATCTCGTCGCGCTCACCATGACCGGGCTCGGCTCGATCATCGGCTCCGGCTGGTTGTTCGGAGCTTGGAAAGCCGCGAAAGTCGCGGGTCCGGCCGCGATCGTCGCCTGGATCCTCGGGATGGCCGTCATCCTGCTCATCGGCCTCACCTATGCGGAACTGGGCCCCATGTTCCCGCGATCCGGCGGCATGGTGCGCTACGCGCACTACTCTCACGGCTCGTTTGTCGGCTTCTTGTCCGGCTGGGCCAACTGGATTGCCATCGCGTCCGTCATTCCCATCGAGGCCGAGGCGTCCATTCAGTACATGAGCTCATGGCCGTGGCACTGGGCCGCCTGGACCCACCATTTGTACGTCAATAAAACGCTCACACCGCCAGGGCTCTTGCTCGCCGCCATCCTGGTCTTCATTTACTTCCTGCTGAATTATTGGACGGTCAAGCTCTTCGCGCGGGCCAACACGGCCATCACCGTATTTAAATTCATCATTCCTGCGCTGACCGTCATCGGGCTCGTGGCCGCCCACTTCGACACGCACAACTTCACGCAGTATGGCGGCTTTGCGCCGAACGGCTGGGCGAGCGTGCTCACGGCCATCGCGACATCTGGCGTGGTGTTCGCCTTCAACGGCTTCCAGAGCCCCATCAACCTCGCCGGAGAAGCGCGCAACCCAAGCCGCAACGTCCCGCTCGCGGTGATTGGCTCGGTGCTGCTCGCAGGCGTCATCTATCTTTGCCTGCAGGCCGCATTCATCGGCTCGATGCCTGCAAGCCTTCTCGGCCACGGCTGGGCCGCGATCAATCTCAAGTCGCCATTCGCCGATCTCGCCCTTGCACTCAATGTGAACTGGCTGGCCATCATTCTGTTCCTTGACGCGTTTGTCTCGCCGTCGGGCACGGGCATCACCTACACGGCCACCACGGCCCGCATGGTCCACGGCATGGAGGCCAACGGCTATTTCCCGAAGGTCTTTGGCCGGATTCATCCGAAGTACGGTGTGCCGCGGGCGGCCATGTGGCTCAACCTCGTCATTGCTTACATCTTCATGCTCATGTTCCGCGGCTGGGGCGAGCTGTCCGGCGTCATTTCCGTAGCCACCCTCATCTCGTACGTGACCGGCCCCATCGCGGTCATGGCCTTTCGCAAGATGGGCGATCACGTCGAGCGCCCCGTCCGCGTCCCGGGCATGGCCGTGATCGCGCCGATCGCGTTCATGTTTGCGTCCCTCATTCTGTACTGGGCGCAGTGGCCCCTGACCGGCGAGGTGATCATCGTCATTTTGATTGGGCTGCCGGTCTACTTCTACTACACGGCCAAGGCGGGCTGGCGCGGCTTTTCGGAGCATCTGCGCCGGGGACTGTGGCTCATCGTCTACCTGTTGTGGATGGCGCTTGTGTCTTGCCTCGGCAGCAGCAAGTTCGGGGGCACAGGTGTCCTGCCGTATGGCTGGGATATGGTCGTGGTTGCGGTTTCCGCCCTCATCTTTTACGCGTGGGGCGTGCGCAGCGGGTTCCCGAAGCCCAACTTCCCGGAAGGCGAAAATCCACAGCTTGCAGACGCGGAATGA
- a CDS encoding MFS transporter, translated as MATRFRWVIIGLLFFITVVNYIDRSAISYAIGDIAQVLHLNDSQIGMILGAFGIGYMITTFFGGIWVDHVGARWALFFASLLWSLSIGLTGVAASFAIIYAMRILLGVAEGPNFPAVNRAVGDWLSPRERAIALSNSLVAVPLALAIGAPIVTSLILAVTWRWMFIILGIVGLIWVPVWFFLFRDFPEHSRHVNDEELRHIRASESVDRTRPAKEMRFRQAHHVSSGTLWKYLLVNRTLMANNWSFFVFGYYLFFFMTWLPSYLKSEYHLNLKSVGAFSILPWALATVLLWLVGYLSDGILRRTGSLRLARSYPIWISQLLSALCVLPLTFTHDLTTAIVFITLAVGFGMSANSTFYAMNVDLMRERTGTALGVMDTFFAAAGFLAPVITGWIVNATGSFKSAFWLMAVLAATSVLAVLIFHQPDKQRRIEADLTSSRTLPH; from the coding sequence GTGGCCACTCGTTTCCGCTGGGTCATCATCGGTCTGTTATTCTTCATCACGGTCGTCAACTACATCGACCGGTCCGCCATTTCGTATGCCATCGGCGACATCGCGCAGGTCCTGCACCTGAACGACAGTCAGATCGGCATGATCCTCGGCGCCTTTGGCATCGGCTACATGATCACGACGTTCTTTGGCGGCATTTGGGTCGATCACGTCGGCGCACGCTGGGCCCTGTTCTTCGCATCCCTGTTGTGGAGCCTGTCCATCGGCTTGACGGGCGTCGCCGCTTCGTTCGCCATCATCTACGCCATGCGCATCCTGCTTGGCGTAGCGGAGGGCCCCAACTTCCCAGCGGTCAACCGAGCCGTGGGCGATTGGCTGTCGCCGCGTGAGCGCGCCATTGCGCTCTCCAACTCGCTCGTCGCCGTGCCCCTCGCGCTCGCCATCGGTGCTCCCATCGTGACGTCGCTCATTCTGGCCGTCACCTGGCGCTGGATGTTCATCATCCTCGGCATCGTCGGCCTCATTTGGGTGCCGGTATGGTTCTTTCTGTTCCGAGACTTCCCCGAGCACAGCCGCCACGTGAACGACGAGGAACTGCGCCACATCCGCGCCTCCGAGTCGGTTGACCGGACGCGTCCCGCCAAGGAAATGCGCTTTCGCCAGGCGCATCACGTGTCGTCGGGAACCCTGTGGAAGTATCTCCTGGTGAACCGCACGTTGATGGCCAACAACTGGTCGTTCTTCGTCTTCGGCTATTATCTCTTCTTTTTCATGACCTGGTTGCCGTCGTACCTCAAGAGCGAATATCACCTGAATCTCAAGTCCGTCGGTGCCTTTTCCATTCTGCCGTGGGCGCTCGCGACGGTGCTCTTGTGGCTCGTGGGCTACCTCTCTGACGGAATCCTCCGCCGCACAGGCAGCCTTCGCCTGGCGAGATCGTACCCCATCTGGATCTCGCAGCTGCTCTCGGCACTCTGCGTCCTGCCGCTCACCTTCACGCACGATCTCACGACGGCCATCGTGTTCATCACCCTCGCCGTGGGCTTTGGCATGAGCGCGAACTCGACCTTCTACGCCATGAACGTCGACCTGATGCGCGAACGCACCGGCACAGCGCTCGGCGTGATGGACACGTTCTTCGCAGCCGCAGGCTTCCTTGCGCCGGTCATCACGGGCTGGATCGTCAACGCGACGGGCAGCTTCAAGAGCGCGTTCTGGCTCATGGCTGTGCTCGCGGCGACGTCCGTCCTCGCTGTGCTCATTTTCCATCAGCCGGACAAACAACGCCGCATTGAGGCTGATCTCACCTCCAGCCGCACCCTTCCGCACTGA
- a CDS encoding NAD-dependent epimerase/dehydratase family protein: MRIYILGGSGFIGRHLAKELERQRLEPEIVRRPYTPEALRTRFVQSIERGEAYAICNLAGASLNAKRWTAAYRREIVQSRVETVRSVVIALRDLPAAPKAYLQASAVGYYGTSLDETFTELSRPETTFSRASAPSGSRRPSRSSPSRVSAFCDSAWCSAGMEVHSRCFGPSFKWALGAPSAAGRNGFPGFMSTTPRAWRRGS; the protein is encoded by the coding sequence GTGCGCATCTATATCCTTGGCGGGTCAGGCTTTATCGGGCGCCACCTGGCAAAGGAGCTTGAACGCCAGCGGCTAGAACCCGAAATCGTCCGGAGACCGTATACACCCGAAGCGCTGCGGACGCGCTTTGTGCAGAGCATCGAGCGCGGTGAAGCGTACGCCATCTGCAATCTCGCCGGTGCTTCCCTCAACGCCAAACGTTGGACCGCGGCGTACCGGCGCGAAATCGTCCAATCGCGCGTGGAGACCGTGCGAAGCGTCGTGATCGCACTACGGGACCTGCCTGCAGCGCCAAAGGCTTACCTCCAGGCGTCAGCCGTCGGTTACTATGGCACGTCGCTCGACGAGACATTTACTGAGCTTTCCCGCCCGGAAACGACTTTCTCGCGCGCGTCTGCGCCGAGTGGGAGCAGGCGGCCAAGCCGCTCCAGTCCATCACGCGTGTCTGCATTCTGCGATTCGGCATGGTGCTCGGCCGGGATGGAGGTGCACTCCCGCTGCTTTGGCCCCTCTTTCAAATGGGCTTTGGGGGCACCGTCGGCAGCGGGTCGCAATGGATTTCCTGGATTCATGTCGACGACGCCGCGCGCATGGCGGCGTGGCTCTTGA